The SAR324 cluster bacterium genome window below encodes:
- a CDS encoding TonB-dependent receptor: protein MKSLICYTLMACMLLTMSPDLMAEDMTNANEPVKLEEVVSVATRREVSVERVGGSSVSVITQEELENRQQPQVKDVLKGTPGLDISSSGGMGGSSFVQVRGADSKNTLLLMDGVMLNDPAGANRGADIGGMTLDNIERIEIIRGPQSVLYGSNATAGVINLVTAKGKGTPEYYVGAESGSYSTSKLYLGGKGSMGAFNFSFNATQHQSEGFSVADSRNTKLPDDGNTDEADGWHNTTISTRLGYELSETFEINLFLRNTQSSNKYDDFDAVYNGSGSGFAGDEFTFDHVTFESIAHPDGKHKQEQQEIRTTGKLELHGFAMDKTLEWRVYQNMMTSDRTNFDANGDKSYDFLGSSNETGTQVDWFVGDIQIISLGGSQYTEMMNSDANLISDKSAATSSFWTQYELDDDALNLVLGARNDNHETFGSATTYRLAPAYRIESIDTKIKASYGTGFRAPSLYELYSAYGNKKLEAELSTGMDAGFEVKFAKSWKAGLTWFSNVFTNRIDYDFTTSAYAQVEGDTLTSGTESFVEGVLSPSMELGINLTQMSTEDPNGEPLPRRPELKALINFLYKPLETLKINTDLHHVGERDTVPFTMDKDGNTVETLDAYALINVAVTYDYSPMWRFYGRVDNLSDAYYEDAWSYGTSGRAMYAGIKATF from the coding sequence ATGAAATCGCTGATTTGTTATACGCTGATGGCGTGTATGTTATTGACAATGTCACCAGATCTTATGGCTGAAGACATGACGAATGCCAATGAACCCGTAAAACTGGAGGAAGTGGTGTCGGTGGCGACACGTCGTGAAGTTTCAGTGGAACGTGTCGGTGGAAGCTCTGTATCGGTCATCACACAGGAGGAACTGGAAAACCGTCAACAACCGCAGGTGAAGGATGTTCTCAAGGGCACTCCCGGACTGGATATTTCCTCTAGTGGTGGAATGGGTGGAAGCAGTTTTGTGCAGGTTCGAGGGGCAGATTCCAAGAACACGCTGCTGCTCATGGATGGTGTCATGCTGAATGACCCTGCCGGAGCCAATCGTGGCGCGGATATTGGCGGAATGACCCTGGATAATATTGAACGGATTGAAATCATTCGTGGCCCCCAAAGCGTACTTTATGGAAGCAACGCCACGGCCGGTGTGATCAATCTGGTGACAGCCAAGGGCAAAGGGACTCCGGAATATTATGTTGGTGCTGAATCCGGCAGTTACAGTACCAGCAAACTCTATCTGGGAGGCAAAGGCTCAATGGGTGCGTTTAATTTCTCATTCAACGCAACACAACACCAGAGCGAAGGGTTTTCTGTAGCGGATTCACGCAATACCAAATTGCCGGATGATGGCAATACCGATGAAGCGGATGGCTGGCACAATACAACCATTTCAACCCGCTTGGGCTATGAACTGTCAGAAACTTTTGAAATCAATCTGTTTCTAAGAAACACGCAGTCGTCTAACAAATATGATGACTTTGATGCTGTTTATAATGGTTCTGGTTCTGGTTTTGCCGGTGACGAATTCACTTTTGACCATGTAACATTTGAATCCATTGCCCATCCCGATGGCAAACATAAGCAGGAACAGCAGGAGATCAGAACAACCGGAAAGCTCGAACTGCATGGTTTCGCCATGGATAAAACACTGGAATGGCGTGTTTATCAGAACATGATGACAAGTGATCGCACCAATTTTGATGCCAACGGCGATAAAAGTTATGATTTTCTGGGAAGTTCCAATGAAACAGGAACGCAGGTGGATTGGTTTGTAGGCGATATTCAAATTATCAGTCTGGGTGGTAGCCAGTATACTGAAATGATGAACAGTGATGCCAATTTGATTTCTGATAAAAGTGCGGCAACTTCCAGTTTCTGGACTCAATACGAACTGGATGACGATGCCCTGAATCTGGTGCTCGGCGCAAGAAACGATAACCATGAAACATTTGGTTCCGCAACCACTTACCGTCTGGCTCCGGCTTATCGGATTGAATCCATTGATACGAAAATCAAGGCCTCTTACGGAACCGGATTTCGGGCACCCTCTCTGTATGAACTCTACTCCGCCTATGGTAATAAAAAACTGGAAGCGGAATTGAGCACAGGAATGGACGCGGGATTTGAAGTCAAATTCGCAAAATCATGGAAAGCCGGTCTCACCTGGTTCAGCAATGTGTTCACGAACCGGATTGATTATGATTTTACAACTTCAGCTTATGCGCAAGTGGAGGGAGATACACTGACCAGTGGTACAGAAAGTTTTGTGGAAGGTGTGCTGTCACCATCCATGGAATTGGGGATCAATCTGACACAAATGTCCACCGAAGATCCCAATGGCGAGCCACTGCCACGGCGTCCGGAATTGAAAGCCCTGATCAATTTTCTGTACAAACCGCTGGAAACCCTGAAAATCAATACCGATCTGCATCATGTGGGTGAACGTGATACGGTTCCCTTCACTATGGATAAAGATGGCAATACTGTGGAAACGCTGGATGCGTATGCGTTGATCAATGTGGCGGTGACTTACGATTATTCACCGATGTGGCGTTTTTATGGCAGAGTCGATAACCTCTCAGATGCCTATTATGAAGACGCATGGTCCTATGGAACTTCCGGCAGAGCGATGTATGCTGGAATCAAGGCCACATTCTAG
- a CDS encoding ABC transporter substrate-binding protein yields MMNRNFLFKIMLCCLSWTLFTGMILTDVLAEDCGKYDPDRDYFPHKTTLRYAKGFSVSYHQHYKLLEIPMGADNSQMVRYWLVQCGTPVPEHSGTLDQVIIIPSKRVIPLATTYLPFLVQYGMAERIVGVSRAAYVNTPLIRERLKSGQIKEIGVEGNMDFEAILKLEPSWIMPIGDASVLDGDFGKLRQMGVPVVLHRGFLEETLLASVEWGKMMALFFNAEDEAERHFEQIRQTYESLADKVRQPPRRPVVLAGSMFQGVWYVSGGKSFLSRLIHDAGARYLWEDTDFRGNRPYDFESLLSEGQHAEFWINPGIWNSRQEAMAEDPRYGLFDAMTHKGIYNNNRQLSPDGGNDYWENGLANPHLLLADLIKIFHSEVIPDHELIWYKQLE; encoded by the coding sequence ATGATGAACCGGAACTTTCTGTTCAAAATCATGCTCTGTTGCCTGTCATGGACATTGTTCACAGGAATGATTCTGACAGATGTTCTGGCAGAGGATTGTGGAAAGTATGATCCTGACAGGGACTACTTTCCGCACAAGACGACCTTGCGTTATGCGAAGGGTTTCAGTGTCAGTTATCACCAACACTATAAACTACTGGAAATCCCGATGGGGGCCGACAATAGCCAAATGGTACGGTATTGGCTGGTGCAGTGCGGCACACCGGTGCCGGAACATTCCGGTACTCTGGATCAGGTGATCATTATCCCCTCAAAACGGGTGATTCCTCTGGCAACCACCTACCTTCCCTTTCTCGTGCAGTATGGCATGGCCGAAAGAATTGTTGGCGTTTCCCGTGCGGCGTATGTCAACACACCGTTGATTCGTGAACGGTTAAAGTCAGGTCAGATCAAGGAAATCGGTGTGGAAGGCAACATGGATTTTGAGGCTATTCTTAAACTGGAGCCTTCCTGGATCATGCCGATTGGGGATGCTTCCGTGCTGGATGGCGATTTCGGCAAACTTAGGCAGATGGGTGTTCCTGTGGTGCTTCACCGGGGTTTTCTGGAAGAAACACTATTGGCCAGTGTCGAATGGGGCAAAATGATGGCTCTGTTTTTTAACGCTGAAGACGAAGCTGAGCGTCATTTTGAACAGATTCGCCAAACCTATGAATCGCTGGCGGACAAGGTTCGGCAACCACCTCGACGGCCTGTTGTTCTGGCCGGCAGCATGTTTCAGGGCGTGTGGTATGTTTCCGGAGGTAAAAGCTTTTTATCAAGGCTGATCCACGATGCCGGTGCCCGTTACCTTTGGGAAGATACCGATTTTCGGGGGAACCGCCCCTACGATTTTGAAAGCCTGCTCTCAGAAGGACAACACGCTGAATTCTGGATCAATCCCGGCATCTGGAACAGCAGGCAGGAAGCTATGGCTGAAGATCCACGCTATGGATTGTTTGATGCCATGACTCACAAGGGCATTTATAACAACAACCGTCAACTCAGCCCTGATGGTGGCAATGATTACTGGGAAAACGGGTTGGCCAATCCGCATTTGTTATTGGCGGATCTCATCAAAATTTTTCATTCTGAGGTGATTCCAGACCATGAATTGATCTGGTACAAACAACTGGAATAA
- the holB gene encoding DNA polymerase III subunit delta' codes for MGFESILGQDHAITSLQKALRQERMPSAWLFCGPNHVGKFQTALLFAQAVNCLSTPGNACGHCDSCRQIEHQSHADVLLVEPQDSDIRIDQIRQVGQWVQFHPGIGKKRIVIIKSAEKLNKESSNAFLKTLEDPPLSTLIILLAESTGQLLETIVSRCQMVRFYYLNPIHVDQILREKFQLVENDRQFLQSLAMGQIQEDWINRLDSIRKLHQRLATIMSQSISPQMETLLKHCQEWQSTKHNEWGFLLSLLEFWFRDLRWIQCGLKPEKLFYPTYHRELEQAAVLYTESRITEAFELVIKTRIDIQNNANKLLALEHLWLSLKKVLG; via the coding sequence ATGGGCTTTGAGTCTATCCTGGGACAGGATCACGCCATTACATCACTCCAGAAAGCCCTGCGTCAGGAACGTATGCCTTCCGCCTGGCTGTTTTGCGGCCCCAATCATGTGGGCAAATTTCAGACAGCCCTGCTTTTTGCCCAGGCCGTCAATTGTCTTTCAACCCCTGGCAATGCTTGTGGTCATTGTGATTCATGCCGGCAGATTGAACACCAGTCCCATGCGGATGTCCTGCTGGTGGAACCTCAGGACAGTGATATCCGGATCGACCAGATTCGGCAGGTGGGACAATGGGTTCAGTTTCATCCGGGAATTGGAAAAAAAAGAATCGTCATTATTAAAAGTGCCGAAAAATTGAATAAGGAATCCTCCAATGCGTTTTTAAAAACCCTGGAAGACCCCCCGCTCTCTACTCTGATTATTCTGTTGGCGGAATCAACCGGACAACTGTTGGAAACCATTGTGTCCCGCTGCCAGATGGTGCGATTTTACTATTTAAACCCGATTCATGTGGATCAGATTTTACGCGAAAAATTTCAGTTAGTAGAAAATGATCGGCAATTTTTGCAATCGCTTGCCATGGGACAAATCCAGGAAGACTGGATCAATCGTCTGGATTCCATCAGAAAATTGCATCAGCGCCTTGCCACCATCATGAGCCAATCCATTTCTCCGCAAATGGAAACTTTGCTCAAACATTGTCAGGAATGGCAAAGCACCAAGCATAATGAATGGGGATTTTTGCTGAGCCTGCTGGAATTCTGGTTCAGGGATCTGCGCTGGATTCAGTGTGGCCTGAAGCCGGAAAAACTGTTCTATCCCACCTATCACCGCGAACTTGAACAAGCGGCCGTTCTCTATACAGAATCCCGGATCACAGAGGCCTTTGAGCTGGTGATCAAAACCCGGATTGACATTCAAAACAATGCCAACAAACTCCTTGCGCTGGAACACCTGTGGCTCAGTCTTAAAAAAGTTCTGGGATAA
- a CDS encoding citrate synthase has protein sequence MGKTARLEFGGKSYDLPVIEGSEGELALDISKLRAETGMITLDAGFVNTGACTSNITFLDGEKGILRYRGYPIEQMAEKSDFLEVTYLLIYGELPNTKQLAEFKNNVTYHTMIHEDLKHIFQAFPKTAHPMAILSSVVSALSTFYTDVNYEDPQAVDLLIWRLMGKLPTIAAWTYKKSVGQPFMYPRNNMDYCSNFLHMMFALPAAEYQPPKEFVEALNVLLILHADHEQNCSTSTVRMVGSSEANLYSSVSSGIAALSGPLHGGANQAVLEMLQGIYAKGGNIKEFVEQVKSKKSGVRLMGFGHRVYKNFDPRAEIIKQQCDKVIKIVGHDPLLDLAYQLEEIALKDEYFIQRQLYPNVDFYSGVIYKAIGFPLPMFTALFALGRLPGWIAHWREMKHQPSKIGRPRQIYTGPVQREYVPVDKR, from the coding sequence ATGGGAAAAACGGCTCGTTTGGAATTTGGTGGAAAATCTTATGATCTTCCGGTGATTGAAGGAAGTGAAGGAGAACTGGCACTGGATATTTCCAAGCTGAGGGCAGAAACCGGCATGATCACACTCGATGCGGGTTTTGTCAATACTGGTGCATGCACCAGCAACATTACCTTTCTCGATGGAGAAAAAGGCATCTTGCGATATCGTGGATATCCCATTGAACAGATGGCGGAAAAATCTGACTTTCTGGAAGTGACTTACCTGCTGATTTATGGAGAATTGCCCAATACCAAACAACTGGCTGAATTCAAAAACAATGTGACTTATCACACGATGATTCATGAGGATTTGAAACATATTTTCCAGGCGTTTCCTAAAACAGCCCATCCCATGGCGATTTTATCGTCTGTGGTTTCAGCACTTTCCACGTTTTATACCGATGTGAACTATGAAGATCCACAAGCTGTAGATCTTTTGATATGGCGACTGATGGGCAAATTACCCACCATTGCAGCCTGGACTTATAAAAAAAGTGTGGGGCAGCCATTTATGTATCCACGAAACAACATGGATTACTGTTCCAATTTTCTGCACATGATGTTCGCTCTACCAGCCGCTGAATATCAGCCTCCCAAAGAGTTTGTCGAAGCCCTGAATGTTCTGCTGATTCTGCATGCTGATCATGAACAGAACTGTTCGACATCCACTGTGCGTATGGTGGGTAGTAGCGAAGCCAATCTGTATTCTTCCGTATCCTCTGGAATTGCCGCACTGTCAGGTCCTCTGCATGGTGGAGCCAATCAGGCGGTGCTGGAAATGCTACAGGGTATCTATGCGAAGGGAGGGAATATCAAGGAGTTTGTGGAACAGGTTAAAAGTAAAAAATCAGGGGTGCGGCTTATGGGATTCGGCCACCGTGTTTATAAAAACTTTGATCCACGCGCTGAAATTATCAAGCAGCAATGTGACAAAGTCATCAAGATCGTGGGCCATGATCCACTGTTGGATCTTGCTTATCAACTTGAAGAAATTGCCCTGAAGGATGAGTATTTCATTCAACGGCAACTGTATCCGAATGTGGATTTTTATTCCGGTGTTATTTACAAGGCTATTGGTTTCCCGCTTCCAATGTTTACAGCGTTGTTCGCGCTTGGTCGTCTGCCCGGATGGATTGCTCACTGGCGTGAAATGAAACATCAGCCCTCCAAGATCGGTCGCCCACGTCAAATCTATACAGGACCAGTTCAACGGGAGTATGTGCCTGTTGACAAAAGATAA